A genomic stretch from Bacterioplanes sanyensis includes:
- the panD gene encoding aspartate 1-decarboxylase gives MQSIMLKAKLHQARVTHSVLNYEGSCAIDGKLLDLAGMREFEQIQIYNIDNGKRFTTYIIRGEDESGIISVNGAAAHLADVGDRIIICAYGNYDENELATFKPKMVYMNADNTVSHTSFDIPVQVA, from the coding sequence ATGCAATCCATCATGCTCAAAGCCAAGTTGCATCAGGCTCGGGTTACACACTCGGTGCTGAATTATGAAGGCTCTTGCGCCATTGACGGCAAGTTGCTGGATCTCGCGGGCATGCGGGAATTCGAACAGATTCAGATTTACAACATTGATAATGGCAAGCGTTTCACCACCTACATTATTCGTGGCGAAGACGAGTCTGGCATTATCTCGGTTAACGGTGCTGCGGCACATCTGGCCGACGTGGGTGATCGCATTATCATTTGTGCCTATGGCAACTACGATGAAAATGAACTGGCCACGTTCAAGCCGAAAATGGTGTACATGAACGCGGACAACACCGTCAGCCACACCAGCTTCGATATTCCGGTACAAGTCGCTTAA
- the pgi gene encoding glucose-6-phosphate isomerase, translating to MAYQGSLTSVQAWQDLQQHHQDIRDQHMRDWFAKDPQRFERFHVEAAGLTLDYSKNRINQHTVQLLLELAQQRGLPGAIRNLFQGEHVNRSEDRPALHTALRNFSEREILVNDVNIMPEVRHTVHRMEEFCWKIRRNQWRGYDNRPFTDVVSIGIGGSFLGPKLASSALKPYWDSGLNIHYLANIDGSHITEILKRLDPATTLFIVQSKSFGTQETLKNATACRRWFLDNGGSEQDLSRHFTAVSANVQKATEFGIAEENIFPMWDWVGGRYSLWSAMGLPLALAIGIDNFRDLLRGAYAMDEHFRTAPLAENMPVIMALLGLWYVNFFGVNSHAILPYDHYLRSLPAHLQQLDMESNGKSITLDGNQVDYHTGPIIWGGVGTNGQHAFHQLLHQGTHFSPCDFIVPMCSHNPIDNFHAMLVSNCLSQSQALLQGKSEQEAIEELIASGMSKAEALVLAPQKVIPGNRPSNTLYFPKATPHTVGSLIALYEHKVAAQGMLWGVNSFDQWGVELGKQLGNRVLSALEGETIADDIDGSTNGLIRAFHKMQQQL from the coding sequence ATGGCGTACCAAGGAAGCCTCACTTCGGTGCAGGCCTGGCAAGACCTGCAGCAACATCATCAGGACATTCGCGACCAGCACATGCGTGACTGGTTTGCCAAAGACCCACAGCGCTTCGAGCGTTTTCACGTCGAAGCCGCTGGCCTGACACTGGATTACTCCAAAAACCGCATCAATCAGCACACTGTGCAGCTGCTGCTGGAACTGGCCCAGCAACGCGGCTTACCCGGCGCTATCCGTAATTTGTTTCAAGGCGAGCACGTAAATCGCAGCGAAGACCGCCCCGCTTTGCACACCGCCCTGCGCAACTTCAGCGAGCGCGAAATTCTGGTCAATGATGTCAACATCATGCCCGAAGTGCGCCACACCGTGCATCGCATGGAAGAGTTTTGCTGGAAGATTCGCCGCAACCAATGGCGCGGCTACGACAATCGCCCGTTCACCGACGTCGTCTCGATTGGCATCGGCGGCTCCTTTCTTGGCCCCAAGTTAGCCTCCAGCGCGCTTAAGCCGTATTGGGACTCCGGCTTAAACATTCACTACCTGGCCAATATTGATGGCTCGCACATCACTGAGATCCTCAAGCGCCTCGACCCGGCCACCACCTTGTTTATTGTGCAGTCGAAATCGTTTGGCACGCAGGAAACGCTGAAAAACGCCACCGCCTGTCGACGCTGGTTTTTGGACAACGGCGGCTCCGAGCAGGACCTCAGCCGGCACTTCACCGCCGTCTCGGCCAACGTGCAAAAAGCCACCGAGTTCGGCATTGCCGAAGAGAACATTTTCCCGATGTGGGATTGGGTCGGCGGGCGCTATTCATTATGGTCCGCCATGGGCTTGCCGCTGGCCCTGGCGATTGGCATTGATAACTTCCGCGATTTGCTACGCGGCGCTTATGCCATGGACGAACACTTTCGCACCGCGCCATTGGCAGAAAATATGCCTGTCATTATGGCGTTACTGGGGCTGTGGTACGTGAACTTCTTTGGCGTGAATTCCCATGCCATTTTGCCCTACGATCACTACTTGCGCTCACTGCCAGCCCACCTGCAACAGCTGGACATGGAGAGCAACGGCAAGTCCATTACCCTCGATGGCAATCAGGTCGATTACCACACCGGGCCGATCATTTGGGGCGGCGTTGGCACCAATGGCCAACACGCCTTCCACCAGCTATTGCACCAAGGCACACACTTTTCGCCGTGCGACTTTATTGTGCCCATGTGCAGCCACAACCCAATCGACAACTTCCACGCCATGCTGGTGTCCAACTGCCTGAGTCAGAGCCAAGCGCTGCTGCAAGGCAAGTCTGAGCAAGAGGCCATCGAAGAGCTCATCGCCAGCGGCATGAGTAAAGCCGAAGCCCTGGTGCTGGCGCCGCAAAAAGTCATCCCCGGCAATCGCCCATCCAATACCCTGTATTTCCCCAAAGCCACACCACATACCGTGGGCTCACTGATTGCCCTGTATGAACATAAGGTCGCGGCGCAAGGCATGCTGTGGGGCGTCAATTCTTTCGACCAATGGGGAGTGGAGCTGGGCAAACAGCTGGGCAATCGGGTGCTGTCGGCATTGGAGGGGGAAACCATCGCTGACGACATCGACGGCTCTACCAACGGGTTGATCCGCGCCTTCCATAAAATGCAGCAACAGCTCTAA
- a CDS encoding methyl-accepting chemotaxis protein — protein sequence MLKGISLRYKIFAIALTGVLGFVLYLGYNTQAQQSIQQQLQHIADVRFPATEQIDHAGLLLYKLRNELANAIADSDADKIQAAAAHQQQLADAIDQIRTLLTQQPQQTAQLAQSFEQYWRSASKLARGMVEGTIDLAELAQQAQQTNQTYDTVTQQLAELRQQNYQTFSSEIAHTSQQSEDTLKVGAIVAVVMMVLLLSTAWYIATLITRMINRIVHSLAEMANGEGDLTVRLHTRSGDEIGQLVENFNLFISHLQLLVRAMTNLSDGVSDKASQVFDIALHTRKGIEHQQAQIAQVATAVTEMSSTADEVARSAEAASDATEQANQRASESQSTLSDNIAAIKTLVNDVQQAQQVIAELAKESQQISEASKTIRGIAEQTNLLALNAAIEAARAGEQGRGFAVVADEVRALAASTEETTSGIHAVTERLNRAMQQAVDVMESSQGNARQVVDQSQQTEQSLAAILEHIATLSHLNTQVATAAEEQSQVAGEITANIVNINEVSDQTVDDASGTSSAAEGLADQADQLRNMVREFHT from the coding sequence ATGCTTAAGGGAATCTCGCTGCGTTACAAGATCTTCGCCATCGCCCTAACGGGCGTTCTCGGCTTTGTGCTGTATTTGGGTTACAACACTCAGGCGCAGCAAAGCATTCAACAGCAATTGCAGCACATTGCTGACGTGCGCTTCCCAGCCACGGAGCAAATCGACCATGCCGGTTTGCTGCTTTATAAGCTGCGCAATGAGCTGGCCAATGCCATTGCTGACAGCGACGCCGACAAGATTCAAGCAGCGGCGGCGCATCAACAACAGCTGGCCGATGCCATCGATCAGATTCGCACCTTGCTCACTCAACAACCTCAGCAAACCGCGCAGCTAGCGCAATCCTTTGAGCAGTATTGGCGCTCGGCCAGCAAGCTGGCACGTGGCATGGTTGAGGGCACCATAGATCTGGCGGAACTGGCCCAGCAAGCTCAGCAAACCAACCAAACCTATGACACGGTGACACAACAACTGGCCGAGCTGCGCCAGCAAAACTATCAGACCTTTTCAAGCGAGATTGCCCACACCAGCCAGCAAAGTGAAGACACCCTAAAAGTCGGCGCCATCGTTGCCGTGGTGATGATGGTGTTGCTGTTGAGCACCGCTTGGTACATCGCCACATTGATTACCCGCATGATTAACCGCATCGTGCACTCATTGGCAGAAATGGCCAATGGCGAGGGCGACCTGACCGTGCGTTTGCACACCCGTTCGGGCGATGAAATTGGTCAGTTGGTGGAAAACTTCAACCTGTTCATCAGCCACCTGCAGCTGCTGGTCAGGGCCATGACCAACCTCAGTGACGGCGTATCCGACAAAGCCTCACAGGTGTTCGATATAGCCCTGCATACACGCAAAGGCATTGAACATCAGCAAGCGCAGATTGCACAGGTCGCCACCGCCGTCACAGAGATGTCGAGCACGGCAGATGAAGTCGCGCGCAGCGCAGAAGCCGCCTCCGATGCCACCGAGCAGGCCAATCAACGTGCCAGTGAATCGCAGTCCACGCTGTCCGATAACATCGCTGCGATCAAAACTCTGGTCAACGACGTACAGCAAGCGCAGCAAGTCATCGCTGAGCTGGCGAAAGAGAGCCAGCAAATCAGCGAAGCATCGAAGACCATTCGTGGCATTGCCGAGCAAACCAATTTACTAGCGCTCAATGCCGCCATCGAAGCCGCCCGTGCTGGAGAGCAAGGCCGTGGATTTGCTGTGGTGGCGGACGAAGTACGTGCGTTGGCCGCCAGCACAGAAGAGACCACCAGCGGCATTCACGCCGTTACCGAGCGCCTCAACCGCGCCATGCAACAAGCGGTGGATGTTATGGAAAGTTCACAAGGCAATGCTCGCCAAGTGGTCGATCAATCACAGCAAACTGAACAATCGTTGGCCGCCATTCTTGAACACATCGCCACCCTCAGCCACCTCAATACGCAAGTGGCCACCGCCGCCGAGGAGCAAAGCCAGGTAGCCGGAGAAATCACCGCCAATATCGTCAACATCAATGAGGTGTCGGATCAAACAGTGGACGATGCCAGCGGTACTTCCAGCGCTGCCGAAGGGCTGGCTGATCAGGCCGATCAACTGCGCAATATGGTGCGCGAATTCCACACCTGA
- the mtnA gene encoding S-methyl-5-thioribose-1-phosphate isomerase: MHSQVHAIDWQQQHLRLLDQRQLPHQQHYIDCYNAQDVADAIRDMVVRGAPAIGIAAAYGYALEALHGGDLQHAYQVLAESRPTAVNLFWALDRMVALNHSSHAELVAEARRIHSEDIAANQTMAQFGASLLGEGSHVYTHCNTGALATGGHGTALGVIRSAWQDGKLAQVFAGETRPWLQGARLTCWELMQEQIPVTLVCDGAAAHVMKQQQQQGQGIDWIIVGADRIAANGDVANKIGTYSLAVLAKHHGAKLMVVAPSSSFDLSIANGDDIVIEQRPATEVTELHGSAIAPSGCDAANPSFDVTPAELITAIVCEKGIIPAPSTEVIASLLSR, encoded by the coding sequence ATGCATTCTCAGGTTCATGCCATCGACTGGCAACAGCAGCATTTGCGCTTGCTGGATCAACGCCAACTGCCACATCAACAGCACTATATTGATTGCTATAACGCCCAAGACGTTGCCGACGCCATTCGTGACATGGTGGTGCGCGGCGCGCCAGCCATTGGCATTGCCGCAGCCTACGGTTACGCCCTGGAAGCTCTGCACGGCGGTGACTTACAGCACGCCTATCAGGTGTTGGCCGAATCACGCCCCACTGCAGTGAATCTGTTTTGGGCGCTGGATCGCATGGTCGCCCTTAATCACAGCAGCCACGCTGAGCTGGTGGCCGAAGCGCGCCGTATTCACAGCGAGGACATTGCAGCTAACCAAACCATGGCCCAGTTTGGGGCTTCGCTGCTGGGTGAAGGCAGCCATGTTTACACCCACTGCAATACCGGTGCTCTCGCTACCGGTGGCCACGGCACCGCACTCGGCGTGATTCGCAGCGCTTGGCAAGATGGCAAGCTGGCACAGGTGTTTGCTGGAGAGACGCGGCCGTGGCTGCAAGGCGCACGCTTAACCTGCTGGGAGCTGATGCAGGAGCAGATCCCAGTAACGTTGGTGTGCGATGGCGCAGCGGCGCACGTGATGAAACAACAACAGCAGCAAGGCCAAGGCATTGACTGGATCATCGTCGGCGCCGACCGCATTGCTGCCAATGGCGATGTCGCCAATAAAATTGGCACCTACAGCTTGGCCGTATTAGCCAAGCATCACGGCGCTAAGTTGATGGTGGTGGCTCCGTCGAGCAGCTTCGATCTGAGCATTGCCAATGGCGATGACATTGTGATTGAACAGCGCCCGGCCACTGAGGTGACCGAGCTGCATGGCAGCGCCATCGCCCCAAGCGGTTGCGACGCCGCCAACCCCTCGTTTGACGTCACCCCTGCTGAGCTCATTACCGCCATTGTGTGTGAAAAAGGCATCATTCCTGCGCCCTCGACCGAGGTCATTGCCTCGTTGCTGTCGCGCTAA
- a CDS encoding methylthioribulose 1-phosphate dehydratase, which produces MDVSTLAQQLCDVSRRIYQRDWSPATSSNYSVRLDQQRCLITTSGRDKGQLQVDQLMQVDLHNQALTAGKPSAETALHTQLYRDIDGIGAVLHTHSQYAVMLSRMVGADELHIEGWELQKALAGQHTHEATIHIPIFANSQDIDLLAQQVSQRLDSQHHAPCYLIRGHGVYTWGQDLDECFRHLEALEHLFRYEFEWRRMARGDQS; this is translated from the coding sequence ATGGACGTTTCCACTCTGGCACAACAACTGTGCGACGTCAGCCGACGCATCTATCAACGCGACTGGTCGCCTGCCACCAGCTCCAATTACTCGGTGCGCTTGGACCAGCAGCGCTGCTTGATCACCACCTCCGGGCGTGACAAGGGACAGCTGCAGGTAGACCAACTGATGCAAGTCGACCTGCACAACCAAGCGCTGACCGCAGGCAAACCATCGGCCGAGACCGCCCTGCACACACAGCTGTACCGTGATATTGACGGCATCGGTGCGGTGTTACACACCCATTCGCAATACGCAGTGATGCTATCTCGTATGGTCGGTGCAGATGAGCTGCACATCGAAGGCTGGGAGCTGCAAAAAGCACTGGCAGGACAACACACTCACGAAGCCACCATACACATCCCTATTTTTGCCAACAGCCAGGACATTGACCTGCTGGCCCAACAGGTCAGCCAGCGTCTCGACAGTCAGCATCATGCCCCTTGTTATCTAATTCGCGGCCATGGTGTGTACACCTGGGGACAAGATCTGGATGAATGCTTCCGCCACCTTGAGGCATTGGAGCATTTGTTCCGCTACGAATTTGAATGGCGACGCATGGCGCGAGGAGACCAATCATGA
- a CDS encoding 1,2-dihydroxy-3-keto-5-methylthiopentene dioxygenase: protein MTTIRIYPDHDPTNLLFTTSNISKIQHHLSDIGIHFEQWPVHAELQPGVAPEQVLSRYADDVERLQQQHGYQSVDVISLDSSHPDKAALRQKFLQEHTHGEDEVRFFAAGEGLFTIHLQQRVFEVHCVAGDLIKVPANTPHWFDMGPNPGFVAIRWFTNPEGWVAQFSGSDIANLFNRLDNH from the coding sequence ATGACAACGATCCGCATTTATCCGGACCACGATCCAACCAACTTGTTGTTTACCACCAGCAACATCAGCAAGATTCAGCATCACCTGAGCGACATCGGCATTCACTTCGAGCAGTGGCCGGTGCATGCTGAACTGCAGCCCGGTGTGGCGCCAGAACAGGTTTTGAGCCGCTACGCCGATGACGTAGAGCGCTTACAGCAGCAACATGGCTATCAAAGCGTCGACGTGATTAGCCTCGACAGCAGCCACCCAGACAAAGCCGCGCTGCGTCAGAAGTTCTTGCAGGAGCATACCCATGGCGAAGACGAAGTGCGCTTCTTCGCCGCCGGCGAAGGCTTGTTCACCATTCACCTGCAACAACGGGTATTTGAAGTTCACTGCGTGGCCGGCGACTTGATCAAGGTACCCGCCAACACTCCGCATTGGTTTGATATGGGACCCAACCCAGGGTTCGTGGCCATTCGCTGGTTTACCAACCCAGAGGGCTGGGTCGCCCAGTTCAGTGGCAGCGACATTGCCAACCTGTTTAACCGCTTGGACAATCATTAA
- the mtnC gene encoding acireductone synthase has protein sequence MSIAAIVTDIEGTTSSIAFVKDVLFPYARQHLREFVCAHEAQPDVQQCLQQTQALLLTEGREASSTDELIDALLCWIDEDRKATPLKTLQGMIWQRGYQQGDYQAHMYADATAALRDWSQHLPLYVYSSGSVQAQQLFFAHSCDGDLLPLFSGHFDTRIGAKQDVASYQHIAAELQNEHAVGAGNILFLSDIEAELDAAAGAGLQTVLVCRADVPQTSRHRVVQSFAEIDLALL, from the coding sequence ATGAGCATCGCCGCCATAGTGACCGACATTGAAGGCACCACCTCCTCCATCGCCTTCGTCAAAGACGTTTTGTTCCCCTACGCCCGCCAGCATCTGCGCGAGTTTGTCTGCGCGCATGAAGCGCAGCCCGACGTACAGCAGTGCCTGCAACAAACGCAAGCACTGTTACTAACCGAAGGTCGTGAGGCGTCATCTACGGACGAGCTGATTGACGCATTGCTCTGTTGGATTGATGAAGACCGCAAAGCCACGCCATTAAAAACCTTGCAAGGCATGATTTGGCAGCGCGGTTATCAGCAAGGCGACTATCAAGCACACATGTACGCCGACGCCACCGCCGCGCTGCGCGATTGGTCACAGCACTTGCCGTTGTATGTCTATTCGTCCGGTTCAGTGCAGGCCCAGCAGCTGTTTTTTGCCCACAGTTGTGATGGCGATTTATTGCCTTTGTTCAGCGGTCATTTCGATACCCGCATTGGTGCCAAACAAGACGTCGCATCGTATCAGCACATTGCTGCAGAGCTGCAAAATGAGCACGCTGTTGGCGCTGGCAATATTTTGTTTTTGTCCGACATCGAAGCGGAATTAGACGCCGCTGCTGGCGCTGGATTACAGACCGTATTGGTGTGTCGAGCGGATGTGCCACAGACGTCTCGTCATCGTGTGGTGCAGTCCTTTGCCGAGATAGACTTGGCGCTGTTGTAG
- a CDS encoding TorF family putative porin → MKNILLGSLLLAAATVEAQPRYNLALVSDYIFRGLTKTDHEPALQGGTDVKRGDAYAGIWFSNIDTPDESEGIPVEMDAYFGYNHRFGGFNLDTSVITYNYLVDSLQDETEFRLATNPSKGWELSVARGIKQKTWYPEIRYEQYLQHRLYLDLIAGVWLADDADDKGISLRAELARDFPEFYSIDLFVAADYISDETPFGMDNDKDDSDFQVVFGIRKNF, encoded by the coding sequence ATGAAAAACATCTTGTTGGGCTCGCTGCTGTTAGCAGCGGCGACGGTTGAAGCACAGCCGCGTTACAACTTAGCGCTGGTGTCGGATTATATTTTTCGTGGGCTGACGAAAACCGATCACGAGCCGGCATTGCAAGGCGGCACCGACGTCAAACGTGGCGATGCCTATGCTGGTATCTGGTTTTCTAACATCGACACTCCAGACGAATCTGAGGGTATTCCAGTGGAGATGGATGCCTATTTTGGTTACAACCATCGTTTTGGTGGCTTTAACCTTGATACCAGCGTCATTACCTACAACTATTTGGTCGACAGCCTGCAAGATGAAACCGAGTTTCGCTTGGCCACCAACCCGTCCAAGGGCTGGGAGCTCAGCGTTGCCCGTGGCATCAAGCAAAAAACCTGGTACCCCGAGATTCGCTACGAGCAATACCTGCAGCATCGCTTGTACTTGGATTTAATCGCAGGGGTTTGGTTGGCGGACGATGCTGACGATAAAGGCATCAGTTTGCGTGCTGAACTGGCGCGTGACTTCCCTGAGTTTTACAGCATCGACTTGTTTGTCGCCGCCGACTACATCAGTGATGAAACGCCGTTCGGTATGGACAACGACAAAGATGACTCAGATTTTCAAGTCGTCTTTGGCATTCGCAAAAACTTTTAA
- the lipB gene encoding lipoyl(octanoyl) transferase LipB, whose protein sequence is MSIQVRHLGVQPYDAVYQDMLSYTEARDANTADQIWLLQHPPVFTQGQAGKAEHVLLPGDIPVVQTDRGGQVTYHGPGQLVAYLLIDIKRLGMGPRQLVSLIEQAIVNTLSQWHIDAAPRADAPGVYVAERKIASLGLRIKQGRSFHGLALNVDMDLQPFQRINPCGYAGMEMTQMTQECDMTVVLETVEQHLAAELLRLFESCGE, encoded by the coding sequence ATGTCGATTCAGGTCCGCCACTTGGGTGTTCAACCTTACGACGCCGTCTACCAAGACATGCTGTCGTACACCGAGGCGCGCGACGCCAACACCGCCGATCAAATTTGGTTATTGCAGCACCCGCCGGTTTTTACTCAGGGGCAAGCCGGTAAAGCCGAACATGTGCTGCTGCCGGGGGATATCCCAGTGGTGCAAACGGATCGTGGCGGGCAAGTCACATACCACGGCCCTGGGCAGTTGGTGGCGTATTTGCTGATCGACATAAAGCGCCTAGGAATGGGGCCACGGCAGCTGGTCAGCCTGATCGAACAGGCGATTGTGAATACTCTTAGCCAATGGCACATTGACGCAGCACCGCGCGCCGATGCGCCGGGTGTGTATGTGGCGGAGCGCAAAATTGCGTCCTTAGGCCTGCGCATCAAGCAGGGGCGCTCTTTCCACGGCTTGGCACTGAACGTCGATATGGATTTGCAGCCTTTTCAACGCATCAACCCCTGTGGTTATGCCGGCATGGAAATGACGCAAATGACACAGGAGTGCGATATGACCGTGGTATTGGAAACGGTTGAACAGCACTTAGCGGCAGAGCTGCTGCGGTTATTTGAATCCTGCGGGGAGTAA
- a CDS encoding YbeD family protein, with protein MSQPEPPKIEFPCDDYPIKILGTGVENYDQLVIDIIRVHAPDFDAQRLQVRDSRNGRFRALTVYIRATGPEQLQRIHNDLSAQSFVHMVM; from the coding sequence GTGAGCCAGCCTGAACCCCCAAAGATAGAATTTCCCTGTGATGACTACCCGATCAAAATTCTCGGCACCGGTGTGGAGAATTACGATCAGCTGGTGATCGACATCATTCGTGTACATGCGCCAGACTTTGACGCACAACGGTTACAAGTGCGCGACAGCCGCAACGGTCGCTTCCGTGCGCTGACTGTCTACATCCGCGCTACCGGCCCAGAGCAACTGCAGCGTATTCACAACGACCTGTCGGCGCAAAGCTTTGTACACATGGTGATGTAA
- a CDS encoding D-alanyl-D-alanine carboxypeptidase family protein, with the protein MASMIIPAPPKLAADAYILMDADTGQIIVEHEADKRRPPASLTKMMTSYIAVHELQLGNVSEDTMIPISVKAWQKGGSKMFVREGTEVPLIDLLRGIIVQSGNDASVAVAEYFSGSEEAYADWMNQYAKTFGMDNTHFLNATGWPVEGHYSTARDMAVLARHIIKDHPEFYSLYAEKYYEYNDIRQPNRNKLLWRRSSHFTVDGLKTGHTDEAGYCLAASAESEGTRFIAVVMGTRNDDARTRETQKLLAYGFRYYQTQQIHSAGDVLQTQPVWLGQSDTLDLVLENDLSLTLPRGGDDELVKVVNYNEYLEAPIEQGQVVGSLSITRDGDVVAERPLIAANAVAEAGFFGRLFGKIQLFFARLFATS; encoded by the coding sequence ATGGCTTCGATGATCATCCCGGCACCGCCGAAACTGGCGGCCGATGCCTACATTTTGATGGACGCCGATACCGGTCAAATTATCGTTGAGCATGAGGCGGATAAACGCCGCCCACCGGCCAGCTTAACCAAAATGATGACCAGCTATATTGCGGTGCATGAACTGCAGTTGGGCAATGTCAGTGAAGACACCATGATCCCGATCAGTGTCAAAGCCTGGCAAAAAGGCGGCTCAAAAATGTTCGTGCGTGAAGGCACGGAAGTGCCGCTGATCGATTTATTGCGTGGCATTATTGTGCAGTCGGGTAACGATGCATCGGTGGCGGTAGCGGAATACTTTTCCGGCTCTGAGGAGGCCTACGCTGATTGGATGAATCAGTACGCCAAAACCTTTGGCATGGACAATACGCATTTCTTGAATGCCACCGGCTGGCCGGTAGAAGGGCACTACTCCACCGCCCGTGACATGGCGGTGTTAGCACGCCACATCATCAAAGATCACCCAGAGTTCTATTCGCTGTACGCGGAAAAGTACTACGAGTACAACGACATTCGCCAACCGAATCGCAATAAGCTGTTGTGGCGTCGCAGCAGCCACTTCACTGTGGATGGCTTGAAAACCGGCCACACCGACGAAGCGGGCTACTGTTTGGCAGCGTCAGCAGAAAGTGAGGGCACGCGTTTTATCGCTGTGGTGATGGGGACACGCAATGACGATGCCCGCACACGTGAGACGCAAAAACTGCTCGCCTACGGCTTTCGTTATTATCAAACCCAGCAGATCCACTCAGCGGGTGACGTGCTGCAAACTCAGCCTGTGTGGCTGGGGCAAAGCGATACGCTCGATTTAGTGTTAGAAAACGACTTGTCGCTAACCTTGCCTCGTGGTGGTGATGATGAGCTGGTGAAGGTGGTGAATTACAACGAATATCTGGAAGCGCCCATCGAGCAAGGCCAGGTGGTGGGCAGCCTGAGCATCACCCGTGACGGTGATGTGGTGGCTGAACGTCCATTGATTGCCGCCAATGCCGTTGCCGAAGCTGGTTTCTTTGGTCGCTTGTTTGGCAAAATACAGCTGTTCTTTGCGCGTTTGTTTGCCACTTCTTGA
- a CDS encoding YchJ family protein: MNHCPCGSGQAYQACCEPLHQGQAASSAEALMRSRYSAFVQQRSDYLLSSWHVSTRPGSLPLDDDTHWLGLTVERHQQQGDSAEVCFVARFHAQGRYQQLWECSRFVREQGHWFYVDGDARWQSWQPGRNDACPCGSGNKFKRCCAG, from the coding sequence GTGAATCATTGTCCATGTGGCAGTGGCCAGGCCTACCAGGCGTGTTGTGAACCACTGCACCAGGGACAGGCGGCTAGCAGTGCTGAAGCATTGATGCGTTCGCGTTACAGCGCTTTTGTTCAGCAGCGCTCTGACTATTTGCTGTCCAGCTGGCATGTCAGCACCAGGCCGGGCAGTTTACCTCTGGATGATGACACGCATTGGCTGGGCCTTACGGTAGAGCGCCATCAACAGCAAGGCGATAGCGCTGAGGTGTGTTTTGTGGCGCGCTTTCACGCTCAGGGTCGATACCAGCAGCTGTGGGAGTGCTCTCGTTTCGTACGTGAGCAGGGACACTGGTTTTATGTCGATGGCGATGCGCGCTGGCAAAGCTGGCAACCGGGTCGCAATGATGCCTGCCCATGTGGCAGTGGCAACAAGTTCAAACGCTGCTGTGCGGGTTAA